A window of the Butyricimonas virosa genome harbors these coding sequences:
- a CDS encoding family 20 glycosylhydrolase — protein sequence MKKWFIYYTIILATACTSALTKTNPVALSVIPAPQEIQYLNGTFTLNEKTSLQIPTEWSTLENLLNSNIQAVAHYKLTNRNSDKNSIQLKIDTTRISTPEGYRLHISPKGVRITGKTETGLFYGLQTLRQILNDERFYHPTTRSWQIPALEIQDSPAFPYRGMHLDVSRHFFPKEYILKWIDLMALYKINTLHWHLTDAGGWRVEIKKYPELTRTAAWRTQIGWKEWWTAKDRQYLEEGTPGAYGGYYTQEDIREIVAYAMNRHVEIIPEIEMPGHSEEIFAVYPHLCCSGKAYRNGEFCIGNEDTFEFIENVLTEIMELFPSRYIHIGGDEASKAAWTKCPKCQKRKKEEKLKDERELQSYLIRRVGEFIEKQGREFIGWDEILEGGLAPRAIVMSWRGEQGGIDAARSQHQVIMTPGAYCYLDSYQDTPSTQPYTIGGFTPYLKTYSYNPIPESLSPDEARYILGAQANLWTEYISTPEHVEYMLFPRLLSLSEVVWTPQEKKNPEDFKRRIEQHVKWLRANGVNAFPLSDRIDFITEVDTMRKAIKVSFDSEKYNPEIRYTLDGTLPDITSPRYEKPLYIRDSAIVSSAIFENGKRSETVISQRIDYHKAIGKKVTYNKLYSGAYPAAGKGTLTDGLRGGLTYSDGRWQGFLNHVDILIDLGEVQDISYVSTTFMQLTGPGVYIPDYVRVKISEDGKTYKEIATIQNDVPTDIPDLRFKEFTFRFHEKARYVHLFAKKHAGFQFIDEVVVH from the coding sequence ATGAAAAAATGGTTCATTTACTACACTATTATACTTGCCACAGCTTGCACGTCCGCCCTCACGAAGACAAATCCGGTAGCATTATCCGTTATCCCGGCACCACAAGAAATCCAATATCTTAACGGGACATTCACGCTAAACGAGAAAACATCATTGCAAATCCCTACCGAATGGTCAACTCTTGAGAATTTGCTGAACTCGAATATTCAAGCGGTGGCGCACTATAAACTGACGAATAGAAATTCCGACAAGAATAGCATACAGCTAAAAATCGACACGACCCGGATATCCACCCCCGAAGGTTACCGACTTCATATATCGCCCAAAGGTGTCCGGATCACGGGAAAAACCGAAACCGGACTATTTTACGGGTTACAAACCTTGCGACAAATACTGAATGACGAACGGTTCTATCATCCGACCACCCGTTCATGGCAAATCCCGGCTTTAGAAATCCAAGACTCCCCGGCGTTTCCCTACCGGGGAATGCATCTGGACGTTTCCCGTCATTTCTTCCCGAAAGAATACATCCTGAAATGGATAGACCTCATGGCCCTCTATAAAATCAACACGCTCCACTGGCACCTGACGGATGCCGGAGGTTGGCGGGTCGAAATCAAGAAATACCCCGAACTGACCCGTACGGCTGCATGGAGGACCCAGATAGGTTGGAAAGAATGGTGGACCGCTAAAGATCGGCAATACTTGGAAGAAGGCACACCCGGAGCGTACGGGGGCTACTACACGCAAGAAGACATCCGGGAAATCGTGGCCTACGCCATGAATCGGCACGTGGAGATCATTCCCGAAATTGAAATGCCGGGCCATTCGGAAGAAATATTCGCCGTCTACCCGCATTTATGCTGTTCCGGGAAAGCCTACCGAAACGGGGAATTCTGCATCGGGAACGAAGACACCTTCGAATTCATTGAAAATGTACTGACCGAAATCATGGAACTATTCCCCTCCCGCTACATCCATATCGGAGGTGACGAAGCTTCTAAAGCCGCATGGACCAAATGTCCGAAATGTCAAAAACGCAAAAAAGAGGAGAAACTAAAAGACGAACGTGAATTGCAAAGCTATCTCATTCGGCGAGTGGGTGAATTTATCGAAAAACAAGGACGGGAATTTATCGGCTGGGACGAGATTCTGGAAGGCGGACTGGCTCCCAGAGCGATCGTCATGTCGTGGAGAGGCGAACAAGGAGGTATCGATGCCGCTCGTTCCCAACATCAGGTAATCATGACACCCGGAGCGTACTGCTATCTTGACAGCTACCAGGATACTCCTTCCACACAACCCTACACGATAGGAGGATTTACCCCTTACCTCAAAACTTACTCGTACAACCCGATCCCGGAAAGCCTATCGCCCGATGAAGCTCGCTACATCCTAGGGGCACAAGCCAACTTGTGGACAGAATATATCTCAACACCGGAACACGTGGAATACATGCTTTTTCCCCGCTTGCTATCTCTATCGGAAGTCGTGTGGACTCCCCAGGAAAAGAAAAATCCCGAAGACTTCAAACGCCGAATCGAGCAACACGTGAAATGGTTACGAGCCAATGGCGTGAACGCATTCCCGTTAAGCGACCGGATCGACTTCATCACGGAAGTTGACACTATGCGAAAAGCGATAAAAGTATCCTTCGACTCGGAGAAATATAACCCGGAAATCCGTTACACGCTTGACGGTACTCTTCCCGACATCACTTCTCCCCGTTACGAAAAACCACTTTACATCCGGGATTCCGCGATAGTCAGTTCTGCCATTTTCGAAAACGGGAAACGAAGTGAAACCGTTATCTCTCAACGTATAGACTATCACAAAGCGATCGGGAAAAAGGTAACTTACAACAAATTATACAGCGGAGCCTATCCGGCCGCAGGCAAGGGGACCTTGACCGACGGATTGCGAGGAGGATTGACATATAGCGACGGCCGGTGGCAAGGATTTCTTAACCACGTGGACATTCTCATTGATCTTGGCGAAGTCCAAGACATCAGCTACGTGTCGACCACGTTCATGCAACTCACCGGACCGGGTGTTTACATCCCAGACTACGTGCGGGTGAAGATATCCGAAGACGGGAAAACATACAAAGAGATCGCCACGATCCAAAATGACGTGCCCACGGATATCCCCGATCTCCGTTTCAAGGAATTCACCTTCCGCTTCCACGAGAAAGCCCGGTACGTGCATCTTTTTGCCAAGAAGCACGCCGGGTTCCAGTTCATCGACGAAGTGGTGGTACACTAG
- a CDS encoding VOC family protein translates to MEIKSRFDHFNFNVLDLDRSICFYEKALGLREVRRMEAADGSFILVYMGEEKTGFLLELTWLRDRKEPYDLGEGEFHLCMRIPGDYDVVRAYHKQMECVCYENTDMGLYFISDPDGYWIEILPE, encoded by the coding sequence ATGGAAATAAAGAGTAGATTTGATCATTTCAATTTTAATGTACTTGATTTGGATAGGAGTATTTGTTTCTACGAAAAAGCATTGGGATTGAGGGAGGTACGCCGAATGGAAGCGGCAGACGGTTCTTTTATATTGGTGTATATGGGGGAAGAGAAAACAGGTTTCCTATTGGAATTGACTTGGTTAAGAGATCGTAAAGAGCCTTATGATTTGGGAGAGGGAGAGTTTCATCTTTGTATGCGTATTCCTGGAGATTATGATGTCGTGCGTGCTTACCACAAGCAGATGGAGTGTGTGTGTTACGAGAATACGGATATGGGACTTTATTTTATCTCTGATCCGGATGGTTATTGGATCGAGATTTTGCCGGAGTGA
- a CDS encoding MBL fold metallo-hydrolase — protein sequence MELVYIYHSGFALLGEGFTVIIDYYRDSVEKNLTGIVHGELLKRPGRLYVLSSHSHADHFNPEVLTWRQERPDVQFIFSKDILENQLAGPDDACYFDKGETWSDGILEVEAFGSTDLGISFLLHLDGKLIFHAGDLNNWHWKEESTGEEVREAENAYFSELDVISRHVGRIDLVMFPVDPRLGKDYMLGAKQFVDRFQVGTFVPMHFDNAYDKANAFQEYAESRGICFVKLNHKAFHSTF from the coding sequence ATGGAGTTAGTTTATATATACCATAGCGGTTTTGCCTTATTGGGAGAGGGATTTACGGTGATTATAGATTATTATAGGGATTCGGTTGAAAAAAACTTGACCGGAATTGTACACGGGGAGTTATTGAAGCGTCCCGGGCGGTTGTACGTACTATCCTCTCATTCACATGCGGATCATTTTAACCCGGAGGTTTTGACTTGGCGACAAGAACGTCCGGATGTGCAGTTTATTTTCTCAAAAGATATCCTTGAAAACCAGTTGGCGGGGCCGGATGATGCTTGCTATTTTGATAAGGGAGAAACATGGTCAGATGGGATATTGGAAGTTGAAGCTTTCGGATCAACGGATTTGGGAATCTCTTTTCTTTTGCATTTGGACGGGAAGTTGATCTTTCATGCGGGAGATTTGAATAACTGGCATTGGAAGGAGGAATCGACGGGAGAGGAGGTTAGGGAAGCGGAAAATGCTTATTTCTCCGAGCTTGACGTGATCTCCCGACACGTAGGTCGGATCGATCTCGTGATGTTTCCAGTTGATCCCCGTTTGGGAAAAGATTATATGCTAGGAGCAAAGCAGTTCGTTGATCGTTTTCAGGTGGGAACATTTGTTCCGATGCATTTTGATAATGCATACGATAAGGCGAACGCTTTTCAGGAATATGCGGAAAGTCGGGGTATTTGTTTCGTGAAATTGAACCACAAAGCATTTCATTCTACATTTTAA
- a CDS encoding uracil-xanthine permease family protein — protein sequence MKYELNDKPGILPMLMYGLQWWIVSLPCVVIMGIIVSQLHYTDVAEQTFYLQKLFGIMGIAMIVQVLWGHRLPLIIGPASVLLIGILSTVSSGIPAVYTGIMVGGLVLTVLAYSGLLGKLQFVFTPRIVTVILILIAFTLTPVILKLVLGDVVYALFNLFFTLVMVLALVIGNKLLRGIWKSTTVLWGIVGGVLVYYGVFGFPMLPSTGAGIIPEQATVLNFPLDFEAGTILAFLFCYIALIVNELGSIQAVGHMLQADHMDQRTTRGVGIVGVTNVLSGLFGVIGPVDYSMSPGVISATGCASRYTLLPAGAGLILCAFFPSVVGMLVTIPGVVMGAILLYLMATQLAAGLQMLVREKAITDFDSGVVVGLPLMVALLLSFAPEEVLNLIPSLFKPIVGNGFVMGVITVLIMEHLIFKKR from the coding sequence ATGAAATACGAGTTGAATGATAAGCCGGGGATTTTACCCATGTTGATGTACGGGTTGCAGTGGTGGATTGTCTCCCTTCCTTGTGTGGTGATTATGGGAATTATCGTGTCGCAACTTCATTACACGGATGTGGCAGAACAGACATTTTATTTGCAAAAATTGTTCGGGATCATGGGGATAGCGATGATTGTACAGGTGCTGTGGGGACATCGGTTGCCGCTGATTATCGGACCGGCATCGGTATTGTTGATTGGGATTCTGTCTACTGTGTCGTCGGGGATTCCGGCTGTTTACACGGGTATTATGGTGGGTGGTCTAGTTCTGACCGTGCTGGCATATAGCGGGTTGTTGGGAAAGTTGCAATTCGTGTTTACGCCCCGTATCGTTACGGTTATTTTAATTTTGATTGCGTTCACGCTGACACCGGTGATCTTGAAACTGGTGTTGGGAGACGTGGTATATGCCTTGTTTAATTTGTTTTTCACGCTAGTGATGGTGTTGGCTTTGGTGATTGGGAATAAGTTGTTGCGGGGAATATGGAAGTCAACCACGGTGTTATGGGGAATTGTGGGGGGCGTGTTGGTGTATTACGGGGTGTTTGGTTTTCCGATGTTGCCTTCAACGGGAGCCGGGATAATACCGGAACAAGCGACTGTTTTAAACTTCCCGTTGGATTTTGAGGCGGGGACGATTTTGGCATTCTTATTTTGTTATATAGCTTTGATAGTGAACGAACTTGGTTCAATACAGGCCGTTGGACATATGTTGCAGGCCGATCACATGGATCAGCGTACAACTCGGGGTGTTGGGATCGTGGGAGTGACGAACGTCTTGTCTGGATTGTTCGGGGTGATTGGCCCCGTGGATTACTCCATGAGTCCGGGAGTGATTTCTGCCACAGGGTGCGCTTCTCGCTATACCTTGTTACCTGCCGGGGCTGGATTGATTTTGTGTGCCTTTTTTCCTTCTGTTGTGGGTATGTTGGTGACGATACCAGGTGTGGTGATGGGTGCGATTTTGCTCTATTTGATGGCGACGCAATTGGCCGCCGGCTTACAGATGTTGGTAAGGGAGAAGGCGATCACGGATTTTGATAGTGGGGTCGTCGTGGGATTACCGTTAATGGTTGCTTTGTTATTATCGTTTGCCCCGGAAGAAGTGTTAAATTTGATACCTTCTTTGTTCAAACCGATCGTGGGAAATGGTTTCGTGATGGGGGTAATTACCGTGTTGATTATGGAGCATTTGATCTTTAAGAAGAGATAA
- a CDS encoding DUF4261 domain-containing protein: MDDQQKDQEVFRQNLNEKGSFQTLFQIYLLFTQKGTRPDGKEVQKVLLSKFEKVDIVANVKDSLSTFAIWKYIVEYKDNQRLPAQVLMSDFENFDGNNVDLMQRSQLWDCPEKDEILSNCKYKIMLSDFMASGLPYKERCAMLTEWLETTLELFPDCIAVWTPSSGKLLTREQVLNNPWAAPARFLHFGMNIRFFNIQNTNDMMVDTLGLYAIGLPDVQYHFHDLNPNAVVNHAYNAAAYIFDTDASIKDGETIDGISEQGIDRSIQWKCQYEQSLIQPDREVMDICPGQYAAGRRE, translated from the coding sequence ATGGACGATCAGCAAAAAGATCAGGAAGTATTTCGCCAAAACCTGAACGAGAAAGGAAGTTTCCAAACTCTATTCCAAATATACCTGCTATTTACCCAAAAAGGCACACGCCCCGACGGGAAGGAGGTTCAAAAAGTATTACTATCCAAATTCGAAAAGGTGGATATCGTAGCCAACGTGAAGGATTCCCTCTCCACTTTTGCTATCTGGAAATACATCGTGGAATACAAAGATAATCAACGACTGCCCGCACAAGTATTGATGTCCGACTTCGAAAACTTCGACGGAAACAATGTAGACCTGATGCAACGCAGTCAGCTATGGGATTGCCCGGAAAAAGACGAGATTCTCTCCAATTGCAAATATAAAATCATGCTTTCCGACTTCATGGCTTCCGGTCTTCCCTATAAAGAACGTTGTGCCATGTTAACGGAATGGCTGGAAACTACCCTCGAACTATTTCCGGACTGTATTGCCGTGTGGACTCCCTCAAGCGGCAAACTGCTAACCCGTGAACAGGTTTTAAACAACCCGTGGGCCGCTCCCGCACGATTCCTTCATTTCGGGATGAATATCCGTTTTTTCAACATACAAAACACAAACGACATGATGGTGGACACGCTCGGACTATACGCTATCGGTTTACCCGATGTCCAGTACCATTTCCACGATCTGAATCCAAACGCCGTAGTTAACCATGCCTACAACGCCGCAGCATACATTTTCGACACGGACGCTTCTATCAAGGACGGGGAAACCATTGACGGGATCTCGGAACAAGGTATTGACCGCAGCATACAATGGAAATGCCAATACGAACAATCCCTTATCCAACCCGACCGGGAAGTCATGGACATCTGTCCCGGACAATACGCAGCAGGTAGAAGGGAATAA
- a CDS encoding flavodoxin family protein — MKVIAINGSPHPQGNTFHTLKTIGEELKKENIEFEILQIGSQNIHGCMGCNMCFRNKNEKCVITTDSFNELLQKIKDVDGIILGSPVHFSGIAGTMKCFLDRAFYVSGANGNWFRHKVGAAIVAVRRSGGSHTLDGLYHYLTYSEMLIPSSNYWNIIHGLKAGEAIQDAEGNQIMRVLGKNMVWLLKMREQTKNTLAAPKTETKIMTNFIR; from the coding sequence ATGAAAGTAATAGCAATCAACGGAAGTCCCCATCCACAGGGGAACACCTTCCATACTTTAAAAACCATTGGTGAAGAATTAAAAAAAGAAAACATAGAGTTTGAAATACTCCAAATTGGGAGCCAGAATATTCACGGGTGCATGGGATGCAATATGTGTTTCCGGAACAAAAACGAGAAATGCGTAATCACAACCGACTCATTCAACGAACTACTACAAAAGATCAAAGACGTTGACGGCATTATCCTAGGTTCACCCGTTCATTTTTCCGGTATCGCCGGAACCATGAAATGCTTTCTCGACCGGGCATTCTACGTTTCCGGGGCTAACGGCAACTGGTTCCGTCACAAGGTCGGTGCAGCAATTGTTGCCGTTCGTCGTTCAGGAGGTTCCCACACACTTGACGGCTTGTATCATTATCTCACGTACTCTGAAATGCTTATTCCCTCATCTAATTACTGGAACATCATCCACGGGTTGAAAGCCGGAGAGGCCATTCAAGATGCAGAAGGGAACCAAATCATGCGAGTACTTGGGAAAAATATGGTATGGCTACTGAAAATGAGAGAACAAACAAAAAATACACTTGCAGCCCCGAAAACAGAAACCAAAATAATGACAAACTTTATCCGGTAA
- a CDS encoding class I SAM-dependent methyltransferase, with translation MKENKYNDEKFFNQYSQMPRSVDGLKGAGEWHVLQKMLPNFQGKRVLDLGCGFGWHCRYAIEHGAVHVLGIDLSHKMLEEATKRNNSPRIEYKCMAIEDFDYTPESYDIVISSLTFHYLELFPDICEKVHRCLTPGGTFVFSVEHPVFTAYGNQDWYYDDQRNILHWPVDRYFSEGKREANFLGENVTKFHKTLTTYVNGLIQNGFEITGFVEPEPDKTLLDSIPGMRDELRRPMMLIIAAIKK, from the coding sequence ATGAAAGAAAATAAATACAACGACGAGAAATTTTTCAATCAATATAGTCAAATGCCCCGTTCCGTGGATGGCCTAAAAGGAGCCGGGGAATGGCACGTATTACAAAAAATGCTCCCGAACTTCCAAGGGAAACGAGTATTGGATTTAGGCTGTGGTTTCGGGTGGCATTGTCGATATGCTATTGAACATGGCGCAGTTCACGTCTTGGGAATTGATCTTTCACACAAAATGTTAGAAGAAGCCACCAAACGAAACAACTCTCCTCGCATCGAATACAAATGCATGGCGATCGAAGACTTTGATTACACGCCAGAGAGTTATGACATTGTCATCAGCTCTCTTACCTTTCATTATTTGGAATTATTTCCGGATATTTGCGAAAAGGTACACCGATGCCTCACTCCCGGGGGAACCTTTGTTTTCTCTGTCGAACATCCCGTGTTTACAGCTTACGGTAATCAAGACTGGTACTATGACGACCAAAGAAACATACTCCACTGGCCGGTAGACCGCTATTTCTCGGAAGGAAAACGAGAGGCCAATTTCTTGGGCGAAAACGTGACCAAATTCCACAAAACACTAACTACCTATGTAAATGGACTTATCCAAAACGGTTTCGAAATTACCGGATTCGTGGAACCAGAACCGGATAAAACTCTTCTGGATTCCATTCCGGGTATGCGTGACGAGCTACGACGTCCCATGATGTTAATCATCGCCGCTATCAAGAAATAA
- a CDS encoding SH3 domain-containing protein: MKYCFLLLCIFFSLVVDAQDYRVVSRGNLYVRSGAGTEFDVIGKLASKDTVHVLKMEGTWAQVEFDGKQAYVSKKYIMPLRGTKQQSAEDFFSGLWGLFKQGPISYLPLLILLTLCFTLLVRWMFRDSLEIKWIVGSLGLAAIGVMELIFFFGYNGLPWFCFPDEVGWLWTVVNFFLYGFVLLNQLLLNLQVIREVCYESGYNLSVGVYSYVVAVILAIIFYLADVDMGGYLICGFLVAQGVQIVMNYFIIRHFWRASVVSILFLLGSVSLIASSVFFIGVVILLAIGLFILSIAGSGDRHYYVVYRY, from the coding sequence ATGAAATATTGTTTTTTATTACTCTGTATATTTTTTTCATTAGTTGTGGATGCCCAAGATTACCGGGTGGTTTCACGTGGTAATCTTTATGTTCGTTCCGGTGCGGGAACCGAGTTTGACGTGATTGGAAAATTAGCTTCTAAAGATACGGTCCACGTGTTGAAAATGGAGGGTACATGGGCACAAGTGGAGTTTGATGGAAAACAGGCCTATGTCAGTAAAAAGTATATTATGCCGCTTAGGGGAACGAAACAACAATCTGCAGAAGACTTTTTTAGTGGATTATGGGGATTGTTTAAACAGGGACCGATTAGTTATTTGCCTTTACTGATTCTATTGACGTTATGTTTTACTTTGCTGGTTCGATGGATGTTTCGTGATTCTCTGGAGATAAAATGGATTGTGGGGAGTCTCGGACTTGCAGCAATCGGTGTTATGGAACTTATTTTTTTCTTCGGTTACAATGGCTTACCGTGGTTCTGCTTTCCTGATGAGGTCGGTTGGCTTTGGACGGTTGTCAACTTTTTTCTGTATGGTTTTGTCTTGTTAAATCAACTTCTATTAAATCTTCAAGTTATTCGTGAGGTTTGTTATGAATCTGGGTATAATTTGAGCGTGGGTGTTTATTCCTATGTCGTTGCGGTCATTTTGGCGATTATTTTTTACTTGGCTGATGTGGACATGGGTGGGTATTTAATTTGTGGATTCTTGGTGGCTCAGGGCGTGCAGATTGTGATGAACTACTTTATAATCCGGCATTTCTGGAGAGCCTCTGTTGTCTCTATTTTATTTCTTTTGGGATCGGTTTCGCTCATTGCTTCTTCCGTTTTTTTTATTGGCGTAGTTATTTTACTCGCTATCGGTTTGTTCATATTATCAATAGCGGGATCGGGAGATAGGCATTATTATGTTGTGTATCGTTATTAA
- a CDS encoding tyrosine-protein phosphatase, producing MKEYLLRMSKWCFVSAMLIGVVACSEDDSIDTSLYSGTDISSYATIKADKESKKTNIEILKEGEWKVYGGENSNSILFDEPLLQGNTKGTTELNTGKYQLYCLEWAGGARTALGLRQLPMVGQSNFRDLGGYKTKDGRRVKWGLVFRSGKCNSLTEDDLAYLATIPLKTVIDFRSSSEQKAEPDKVPTTTVNCINYPIEPGNLSSIDVADVIRRGDVEGAKQYLVAGNREFVISFQAEYKSFFEMLMETDRTPLMFHCTAGKDRAGFAAALFLAALGVERETIIEDYMLTNELTGVTMEAMKALYGDNKMAECMYYISSVQKEYIEMALTTIDENYGGMDKFLVQQLGVDVEKLRKLYLY from the coding sequence ATGAAAGAGTATTTATTAAGAATGAGTAAGTGGTGTTTTGTTTCTGCCATGTTGATTGGAGTGGTGGCCTGTTCGGAGGATGATTCAATTGATACGAGTTTGTATTCGGGGACGGATATAAGTTCTTATGCGACAATAAAAGCCGATAAAGAGTCTAAAAAGACCAATATCGAGATATTGAAAGAGGGGGAGTGGAAAGTGTATGGCGGGGAAAATAGTAATTCTATTCTTTTTGATGAACCTTTGTTACAAGGAAATACGAAGGGAACGACGGAATTGAACACGGGAAAATATCAGCTCTATTGCTTGGAATGGGCCGGTGGAGCTAGAACGGCCTTGGGATTAAGACAATTGCCGATGGTGGGACAGTCTAATTTCCGGGATCTGGGAGGTTATAAAACGAAAGATGGACGCCGGGTGAAGTGGGGATTAGTGTTCCGTTCAGGAAAATGTAACAGCCTCACGGAAGATGATTTAGCGTATTTGGCAACGATCCCCTTAAAGACTGTGATCGATTTCCGTTCAAGTAGCGAACAAAAGGCAGAACCGGATAAGGTTCCCACGACAACTGTGAATTGTATTAATTATCCGATCGAACCCGGAAATTTGTCTTCCATTGATGTTGCGGATGTTATCAGAAGAGGGGATGTGGAGGGGGCTAAACAATATCTGGTGGCCGGGAACCGGGAGTTTGTTATCAGCTTTCAGGCAGAATATAAATCTTTTTTCGAAATGTTGATGGAGACGGACAGGACCCCGTTGATGTTCCATTGCACGGCTGGAAAGGATCGGGCCGGATTTGCGGCAGCCTTGTTTTTGGCAGCTTTGGGTGTTGAGCGGGAAACGATAATTGAAGACTATATGCTGACAAACGAGTTGACAGGTGTGACCATGGAGGCGATGAAGGCTCTTTACGGGGATAATAAGATGGCAGAATGTATGTATTATATTAGTTCCGTGCAAAAAGAGTATATCGAAATGGCATTAACCACGATAGACGAGAATTATGGCGGAATGGATAAGTTTTTAGTGCAGCAGTTGGGGGTGGACGTGGAGAAACTTCGTAAGTTGTATTTGTATTAG
- a CDS encoding DUF1848 domain-containing protein — protein sequence MIISASRRTDIPSFYSTWFFNRVREKHVLVPNPFNPKQISRVKLTPDVVDCIVFWTKNPAPMLDKLNHLKDFKYYFQFTLNAYGKEIATNLPSFGQRIDTFKRLSDLIGKERVIWRYDPILTNETYNTDFHKTTFFKIATQLKNHTEKCMISFINYYKHIRPSLSSQNIHPLTLEEIREMAYSFRQSISSTSIQLNTCTRKVDLSAMGIPAGMCIDRELIERLTGYPISTQKDKNQRDVCRCIESIDIGTYDTCFNGCLYCYANTAEHKPLRNLQKHTPTSPKLIGQVNDDDIIKDRAMYSLRCDPTLF from the coding sequence ATGATCATCAGTGCAAGCAGAAGAACAGACATCCCTTCATTCTACTCAACATGGTTTTTTAACCGTGTCCGGGAGAAACACGTTCTTGTCCCGAACCCCTTCAACCCGAAACAAATCAGCCGGGTCAAACTAACACCGGACGTGGTGGACTGTATTGTATTTTGGACCAAAAATCCGGCTCCGATGCTCGATAAACTTAACCATCTAAAAGATTTCAAATATTACTTTCAATTCACACTTAACGCTTACGGGAAAGAAATTGCAACCAATCTACCCTCTTTCGGACAAAGAATAGACACCTTCAAACGCCTCTCAGACCTCATTGGTAAAGAGAGGGTTATCTGGCGTTATGACCCGATCTTGACAAACGAAACCTATAACACTGATTTTCACAAAACTACTTTCTTCAAAATTGCTACACAGCTCAAAAATCACACCGAAAAATGTATGATTAGCTTTATTAACTATTACAAACATATCCGTCCGTCCCTCTCTTCCCAGAATATACACCCGCTTACTCTGGAAGAGATCCGGGAAATGGCATATTCTTTCCGGCAATCCATCTCCTCGACCTCGATCCAACTGAACACATGTACCCGGAAAGTAGACCTTTCCGCTATGGGAATTCCTGCCGGAATGTGTATTGACCGGGAATTAATAGAAAGACTCACAGGCTACCCGATTTCCACACAGAAAGATAAAAACCAACGAGACGTTTGTCGCTGTATTGAAAGTATAGACATCGGCACCTACGACACCTGTTTCAATGGCTGCCTCTATTGTTACGCTAACACGGCTGAACACAAACCGCTCCGTAACCTACAAAAGCATACCCCCACCTCCCCGAAACTCATTGGACAGGTAAACGATGACGACATCATAAAAGATCGAGCCATGTACAGCCTCAGGTGTGATCCCACGTTATTCTGA
- a CDS encoding carbohydrate kinase family protein, translating to MNDIIVGIGEVLWDVFPEGKRIGGAPANFAYHMLQFGFDSRVVSAVGEDVLGNEILENFNGKGLRYWVERVSFPTGIVEVTLDGEGIPCYEIKQGVAWDNVPYTPELDRLACQTRCVCFGSLAQRNVVTRTTLNRFLEAMSGEAYKVFDINLRQHFYTVEVLKDSLARCNILKLNDEELVILSDLLELSEESVEKRCREMMDRFDLDVLILTCGVQGSYVFAGDIHSFLDTPHVKVADTVGAGDSFTAAFCAAVLKGKSMFEAHRFAVEVSAFVCSQTGAMPVLPDELKGWL from the coding sequence ATGAATGATATTATCGTGGGAATCGGAGAGGTTCTTTGGGATGTGTTTCCGGAAGGAAAAAGGATTGGCGGAGCTCCTGCTAATTTTGCTTATCATATGTTGCAATTCGGTTTTGATAGCCGGGTGGTGAGTGCAGTGGGGGAAGATGTGTTGGGGAATGAGATTCTGGAAAATTTTAACGGGAAGGGGCTACGCTATTGGGTGGAACGGGTGTCTTTCCCGACGGGTATCGTTGAAGTTACGCTGGATGGAGAGGGAATTCCTTGTTACGAAATAAAACAGGGCGTGGCGTGGGATAACGTGCCGTATACTCCGGAACTTGATCGATTGGCTTGTCAGACTCGTTGTGTTTGTTTTGGGTCTCTGGCTCAACGGAATGTGGTAACTCGTACAACGTTGAACCGATTTTTGGAGGCCATGTCCGGGGAGGCATATAAAGTTTTTGATATAAATCTTCGTCAGCATTTTTACACGGTAGAGGTTTTGAAAGATTCTTTGGCCCGGTGTAATATATTGAAATTGAATGATGAAGAATTGGTTATTTTATCTGATTTATTAGAATTGTCGGAAGAATCGGTAGAAAAGAGGTGTAGGGAGATGATGGATCGGTTTGATCTGGATGTGTTGATACTTACGTGTGGGGTGCAGGGAAGTTACGTGTTTGCAGGCGATATACACTCATTTTTGGATACCCCTCATGTGAAGGTAGCAGATACGGTGGGGGCCGGGGATTCTTTTACGGCAGCATTTTGTGCTGCTGTTTTGAAAGGGAAATCAATGTTTGAGGCTCATCGTTTTGCCGTGGAGGTTTCCGCTTTTGTTTGTAGTCAGACGGGAGCAATGCCAGTGTTGCCCGATGAGTTGAAAGGGTGGCTTTAG